The Pyrococcus kukulkanii genome contains a region encoding:
- a CDS encoding ABC transporter ATP-binding protein: MERSFHVVPSKKEINIKRELRDMKVIDVKNVRKYYGGVRGVDGLTFSVEKGEIYGLLGPNGAGKTTTIKILVKIIKDYDGKVNVLGRDLKEWDEGYYNKIGVSFEFPALYSKLTVLENLEFFASFYKRHLEPREVLKLVGLNESNMLVLKLSKGMGRKLDLARALLPDPDILFLDEPLEGLDPESARRIKDLLLEMRDNGKTIFLTTHNMYVADELCDRVAFIVEGKIRLVGNPKELKVRMGKRAVRIEYLDEGKVKIAEFPLENLGKNREFLDILRKEIMRIETVEPSLEEIFLKVTGRRLI, translated from the coding sequence ATGGAACGTTCGTTCCATGTGGTTCCTTCCAAAAAGGAGATTAACATCAAGCGAGAACTAAGGGATATGAAGGTTATAGATGTCAAAAATGTGAGGAAGTACTATGGAGGCGTTAGAGGGGTTGACGGATTAACGTTCTCGGTGGAGAAGGGCGAGATCTACGGTCTCCTTGGGCCCAACGGGGCCGGAAAAACCACGACAATAAAGATCCTGGTTAAGATAATCAAGGATTATGATGGGAAAGTGAATGTTCTTGGGAGAGATCTAAAGGAGTGGGATGAGGGTTATTACAACAAAATCGGAGTATCATTCGAATTTCCAGCCCTCTACTCCAAGCTCACGGTTTTGGAGAACCTTGAGTTCTTCGCGAGCTTTTACAAGAGACATCTCGAGCCCAGGGAAGTTCTAAAGCTCGTCGGTTTGAATGAGTCTAATATGCTGGTTTTAAAGCTGTCTAAAGGCATGGGGAGAAAGCTTGACTTGGCTAGGGCCCTCCTGCCGGATCCGGACATTTTGTTCTTAGATGAGCCTCTAGAGGGTCTAGACCCAGAGAGCGCGAGGAGGATAAAGGATCTTCTCCTTGAAATGCGAGATAACGGTAAAACGATATTCCTAACCACCCACAACATGTACGTTGCCGATGAGCTCTGCGACAGGGTTGCATTCATAGTTGAGGGAAAAATAAGGCTCGTCGGAAATCCAAAGGAACTGAAGGTCAGGATGGGAAAGAGGGCCGTTAGGATCGAGTACTTGGATGAGGGGAAAGTTAAGATAGCCGAGTTTCCCCTTGAAAACCTGGGCAAGAACAGAGAATTCCTGGATATCTTGAGGAAGGAGATAATGAGGATAGAGACGGTTGAGCCAAGCTTGGAAGAGATATTCCTTAAGGTTACCGGGAGGAGGCTCATATGA
- a CDS encoding fluoroquinolone export ABC transporter permease subunit, which produces MNGLLKVELKVGVRSWVYPLYLGLALAYALMIRAFPQEYRHLIVPIFLLMEPGIVGFTFVGAILFMEKRDNVISALAVSPLKWRDYVLSKALIMALVSLVASFVILGVGAGIYSELPLLGAFLTSLVYTLLGIAVASRYRSLDEYFVPILVVSGISFLPFLYSVWPLKLLPSYPALVLFKAPFQRTSMETVLLSVTGLMVWAIFSYNLALRRCQSEINHGT; this is translated from the coding sequence ATGAATGGACTGCTGAAGGTCGAGCTGAAAGTTGGAGTTAGAAGCTGGGTCTATCCCCTCTATTTAGGCCTAGCTCTTGCGTACGCTCTCATGATTAGAGCGTTTCCCCAGGAATATCGTCATCTGATAGTCCCGATATTCCTCTTAATGGAGCCAGGGATAGTTGGATTTACGTTCGTGGGGGCAATATTATTTATGGAGAAGAGGGACAATGTAATTTCAGCCTTAGCTGTATCACCACTCAAGTGGAGGGACTATGTCCTGTCTAAAGCTTTGATTATGGCACTAGTTTCCCTGGTCGCCTCCTTCGTAATCTTAGGAGTTGGAGCCGGAATTTATAGTGAACTTCCTCTCCTCGGAGCATTCCTCACATCTCTAGTTTACACCCTTTTGGGGATTGCGGTTGCTTCAAGGTACAGGAGCCTAGATGAATACTTCGTTCCAATCTTAGTCGTGTCAGGGATTTCTTTCCTGCCCTTTCTGTACTCTGTCTGGCCCCTTAAGTTGCTTCCAAGTTATCCTGCCCTAGTTCTCTTCAAAGCCCCATTCCAGAGAACATCCATGGAAACAGTTCTATTGTCCGTGACTGGGCTTATGGTGTGGGCTATCTTTTCCTATAACCTCGCTTTAAGGAGGTGTCAAAGTGAGATTAACCATGGAACTTAA
- a CDS encoding ABC transporter permease, translating to MRLTMELKLLRRDPIVVYTLIAMLAIMLLTRYSRPRLEPLYQEVAFLSMVFIPLVFGMIPGLISADEKEEGTCQALMVLPIKNWFFLLYRFLWVSLATLLLVLISPKILGIKVPRILPVLLVMEAWIYGLMLMKFSNSRMQAMTLAKVFGWLLLLPVAVKLVVEWRNLSFDWSRLFAFVPTYWTYEMFLNQGNLLIALVVHVLWVFALVFISRTS from the coding sequence GTGAGATTAACCATGGAACTTAAGCTCCTTAGGAGAGACCCAATAGTCGTTTACACCTTGATTGCAATGCTAGCCATCATGCTCTTAACGAGATACTCCAGACCCCGTTTAGAACCGCTGTATCAAGAAGTTGCCTTTCTTTCCATGGTTTTCATACCTTTGGTGTTTGGCATGATCCCTGGGTTAATATCGGCCGATGAAAAGGAAGAAGGGACGTGCCAAGCCCTTATGGTTTTGCCAATTAAAAACTGGTTTTTCCTCCTCTACAGATTTCTCTGGGTTTCCCTAGCAACACTCCTACTTGTCCTGATATCTCCCAAAATCCTAGGGATTAAAGTGCCAAGAATTCTTCCAGTGTTGCTGGTCATGGAAGCCTGGATTTATGGGCTGATGCTCATGAAGTTCTCAAACTCGAGGATGCAGGCCATGACCTTAGCGAAGGTCTTTGGATGGTTGCTACTCCTCCCAGTTGCCGTTAAGTTGGTCGTTGAATGGAGGAACTTATCCTTCGACTGGAGCAGGCTTTTCGCGTTTGTTCCCACTTATTGGACTTATGAGATGTTCCTAAATCAAGGAAATCTGTTAATAGCATTGGTCGTTCACGTGTTATGGGTATTTGCCCTCGTGTTCATTAGCAGGACTAGTTAA
- a CDS encoding peroxiredoxin, which yields MVVIGEKFPEVEVKTTHGVIKLPDYFAKQGKWFILFSHPADFTPVCTTEFYAMQKRVEEFRKLGVEPIGLSVDQVFAHIKWMEWIKDNLGVEIDFPVIADDRGELAEKLGMIPSGATITARAVFVVDDKGVIRAIVYYPAEVGRDWDEILRLVKALKISTEKGVALPHKWPNNELIGDKAIIPPASTVEEKKQREEAKAKGEIECYDWWFCYKKLD from the coding sequence ATGGTAGTGATAGGAGAAAAGTTCCCAGAAGTTGAGGTAAAGACCACCCATGGGGTAATTAAGCTGCCCGACTACTTCGCGAAGCAGGGCAAGTGGTTCATTCTCTTCAGCCACCCGGCTGATTTCACCCCCGTCTGTACGACCGAGTTCTATGCAATGCAGAAGAGGGTTGAGGAGTTCAGGAAGCTTGGCGTTGAGCCAATAGGGCTTAGCGTTGACCAAGTTTTCGCCCACATCAAGTGGATGGAGTGGATAAAGGACAACCTCGGCGTTGAGATTGACTTCCCAGTTATAGCTGATGACAGGGGAGAGCTCGCCGAGAAGCTCGGCATGATACCGAGCGGTGCAACGATTACAGCTAGAGCAGTCTTTGTCGTTGATGATAAGGGAGTAATAAGGGCCATAGTCTACTACCCGGCCGAAGTCGGCAGGGACTGGGACGAGATACTCAGACTGGTTAAGGCCCTCAAGATAAGCACGGAGAAGGGAGTTGCACTTCCACACAAGTGGCCGAACAACGAGCTCATCGGGGACAAGGCAATCATCCCGCCAGCCAGCACAGTGGAGGAGAAGAAGCAGAGGGAAGAGGCCAAGGCCAAGGGCGAAATCGAATGCTACGATTGGTGGTTCTGCTACAAGAAGCTTGACTGA
- a CDS encoding ribbon-helix-helix domain-containing protein, whose translation MEATEKITVRFPKGLVREMDRLIQEGEFSSRSELIKEAVRLFLLYYRSPEELWEIYKIIATKRKIPSEKEIERILEEVDEEWKRSRQS comes from the coding sequence ATGGAGGCTACTGAAAAGATAACCGTTAGATTTCCAAAAGGCCTTGTAAGGGAAATGGACAGGTTAATCCAGGAGGGTGAGTTCTCAAGTAGGAGTGAGCTAATCAAAGAGGCGGTGAGATTGTTCCTTCTGTACTACAGATCTCCTGAGGAACTTTGGGAAATTTACAAAATAATAGCAACAAAAAGGAAGATACCATCAGAAAAGGAGATAGAAAGGATATTGGAGGAAGTGGATGAGGAATGGAAAAGATCAAGACAGTCATAG
- a CDS encoding putative toxin-antitoxin system toxin component, PIN family → MEKIKTVIDTSVIVAGAINPFGSSGKVIDMAIRNRITSYTSSEILDELRFKLTSEKVTKFLESRIYGLWVYKVFKESSILVKPNKHFHFNVSPDLDDNKFFDVVYVAKAKFLITLDKRHMLKLRGKDKSFSLMDHKFLILTPREFLEHLKVSKD, encoded by the coding sequence ATGGAAAAGATCAAGACAGTCATAGATACCAGCGTGATAGTTGCAGGGGCAATAAATCCTTTTGGGAGCTCTGGAAAAGTCATTGATATGGCAATAAGAAATAGGATAACCTCCTATACCAGCAGTGAAATACTAGACGAACTTCGGTTCAAATTAACTAGTGAAAAAGTTACAAAGTTCTTAGAAAGTAGAATCTACGGATTGTGGGTTTATAAGGTATTCAAGGAGTCATCAATACTTGTGAAGCCAAACAAACATTTTCATTTTAACGTGTCTCCTGATCTCGATGATAACAAATTCTTTGACGTTGTTTATGTAGCCAAGGCCAAATTTCTAATAACGCTTGACAAGAGACATATGCTGAAGCTTAGGGGGAAGGATAAATCATTCTCCTTAATGGATCACAAATTCCTCATATTAACTCCAAGGGAATTTCTTGAACACCTAAAGGTTTCGAAGGATTAA